In Palleronia sp. LCG004, a single window of DNA contains:
- the nuoK gene encoding NADH-quinone oxidoreductase subunit NuoK yields the protein MIGLEHYLTVAAALFVIGIFGLFVNRKNVIIILMSIELMLLAVNINFVAFSAYLGDLVGQVFTLFVLTVAAAEAAIGLAILVCFFRNRGTIDVEDINVMKG from the coding sequence ATGATCGGACTGGAACATTACCTGACCGTTGCGGCGGCACTATTCGTGATCGGCATCTTCGGTCTCTTCGTGAACCGCAAGAACGTGATCATCATCCTCATGAGCATCGAGCTGATGCTCCTGGCGGTGAACATCAACTTCGTCGCGTTCTCGGCCTATCTCGGCGATCTCGTCGGGCAGGTCTTCACGCTCTTCGTGCTGACCGTCGCGGCGGCCGAGGCCGCGATCGGCCTCGCCATCCTCGTCTGCTTCTTCCGCAATCGCGGCACGATCGACGTCGAAGACATCAACGTGATGAAGGGCTGA
- the nuoI gene encoding NADH-quinone oxidoreductase subunit NuoI: MSTFDYARAGRYWLLFDMFKGLKLGLKYFFAPKATLNYPHEKGALSARFRGEHALRRYPNGEERCIACKLCEAICPAQAITIDAEPRADGSRRTTRYDIDMTKCIYCGFCQEACPVDAIVEGPNFEFSTETREELYYDKAKLLENGDRWEAEIARNLEIEAPYR; this comes from the coding sequence ATGAGCACCTTCGACTACGCCCGCGCCGGTCGCTACTGGCTGCTGTTCGACATGTTCAAGGGCCTCAAGCTCGGCCTGAAATACTTCTTCGCGCCGAAGGCGACGCTGAACTACCCGCACGAGAAGGGCGCGCTTAGCGCGCGGTTCCGCGGCGAGCATGCGCTCCGCCGTTATCCCAACGGCGAGGAGCGGTGCATCGCGTGCAAGCTCTGCGAGGCGATCTGTCCCGCGCAGGCGATCACCATCGACGCGGAGCCCCGCGCCGACGGGTCGCGCCGCACGACCCGCTACGACATCGACATGACGAAATGCATCTATTGCGGTTTCTGTCAGGAGGCCTGCCCGGTCGATGCGATCGTCGAGGGGCCGAATTTCGAGTTCTCGACCGAAACGCGCGAGGAACTCTACTACGACAAGGCGAAACTTCTGGAGAACGGCGATCGCTGGGAAGCCGAGATCGCGCGCAATCTGGAAATCGAAGCTCCCTACCGCTAA
- a CDS encoding NADH-quinone oxidoreductase subunit J: MTPPDFAFYLFAIAVVVAGLFTVIARNPVHSVLWLILAFLSSAGLFVLLGAEFVAMLLIIVYVGAVAVLFLFVVMMLDVDFTELKAQVSRYMPLAMLIGIVILMQLAIAFGVWESSPLAEQNLAARPVDFSNAANTNLLGQLIYDRYILLFQLAGLILLVAMIGAIVLTLRHRTDVKRQSAVAQMMRDPAKAMELKDVKSGQGL; the protein is encoded by the coding sequence ATGACCCCACCCGATTTCGCCTTCTATCTCTTCGCCATCGCGGTGGTCGTGGCTGGCCTCTTCACGGTCATCGCGCGCAACCCCGTGCATTCCGTGCTGTGGCTGATCCTCGCATTCCTGTCGTCTGCCGGGCTCTTCGTGCTGCTCGGGGCCGAGTTCGTCGCGATGCTCCTCATCATCGTCTATGTGGGGGCGGTGGCCGTTCTCTTCCTCTTCGTCGTCATGATGCTCGACGTGGACTTCACCGAACTCAAGGCGCAGGTGTCGCGCTACATGCCGCTCGCAATGCTCATCGGCATCGTGATCCTCATGCAGCTCGCCATCGCCTTCGGCGTCTGGGAAAGCTCGCCGCTGGCCGAACAGAACCTGGCGGCCCGTCCGGTCGACTTCAGCAACGCGGCGAACACCAACCTGCTGGGGCAGCTCATCTACGACCGCTACATCCTCCTCTTCCAGCTCGCAGGCCTCATCCTGCTCGTCGCCATGATCGGCGCGATCGTCCTCACGCTCCGTCATCGTACCGACGTGAAGCGGCAGAGCGCCGTCGCCCAGATGATGCGCGATCCGGCCAAGGCGATGGAGCTCAAGGACGTGAAATCGGGACAAGGACTCTAG
- the nuoG gene encoding NADH-quinone oxidoreductase subunit NuoG, whose product MSDLRTIIIDGREIDVDPAMTLIQACEQADIEIPRFCYHERLSIAGNCRMCLVEVVGGPPKPAASCAMQVRDLRPGKDGAPPEIKTSSPMVKKAREGVMEFLLINHPLDCPICDQGGECDLQDQAMAYGVDFSRYREPKRAVSNLDLGPLVGTHMTRCISCTRCVRFITEVAGMPELGQTGRGEDAEITSYLGATLDSEMQGNIVDLCPVGALTSKPYAFTARPWELQKTETIDVMDALGSNIRVDTKGREVMRILPRNNDGVNEEWLADRSRYVWDGLRRQRLDRPFIRENGKLRPASWPEALSAAAAAMKGRKVAGIVGDLAPTEAIFALKELIEGQGGKIESRLDGAKLPAGNRAGYAGTATIEDIDHARTVLIVGANPRTEAPVLNSRIRKAWLRGADVALVGEAVDLTYDYHHAGDKVADLRDLIDKGVSDETRDEKSAIIIVGQAALRRPDGAAILAEAQKMAEIANAGLLILHVAASRVGAMDVGAVTEGGIDAALDGAETIFALGADEVEIAAGPTVIYQGSHGDRGAHRADIILPAAAWTEEQAVFVNTEGRPQIAIRANFAPGEAKENWAILRALSAEVGATLPYDSLAQLRRAMIDAVPHLGLLDEVPVNEVHALDRGEFDDAPLGRAIEDHYLVNPIARASELMAELSAGAKARNRTALAAE is encoded by the coding sequence ATGAGCGATCTTCGCACCATCATCATCGACGGACGGGAGATCGACGTCGACCCGGCGATGACGCTGATCCAGGCTTGCGAGCAGGCCGATATCGAGATCCCCCGCTTCTGCTATCACGAACGTCTGAGCATCGCCGGCAATTGCCGCATGTGCCTGGTCGAGGTCGTCGGCGGCCCTCCGAAGCCCGCGGCCTCCTGCGCGATGCAGGTGCGCGACCTTCGCCCCGGCAAGGACGGCGCGCCGCCGGAGATCAAGACCTCCAGCCCGATGGTCAAGAAGGCCCGCGAGGGCGTGATGGAGTTCCTGCTGATCAACCATCCGCTCGACTGCCCGATCTGCGACCAGGGCGGGGAATGCGACCTCCAGGACCAGGCGATGGCCTACGGCGTGGATTTCTCGCGCTACCGCGAGCCGAAGCGCGCCGTGTCGAATCTCGACCTCGGGCCGCTCGTCGGGACGCACATGACGCGGTGCATCTCGTGCACGCGCTGCGTCCGCTTCATCACCGAGGTCGCCGGCATGCCCGAACTCGGCCAGACCGGTCGCGGCGAGGATGCCGAGATCACCTCCTATCTCGGAGCCACACTCGATTCCGAGATGCAGGGCAACATCGTCGATCTTTGCCCCGTGGGTGCGCTGACCTCGAAGCCCTACGCCTTCACCGCACGGCCCTGGGAATTGCAGAAGACCGAGACGATCGACGTGATGGACGCGCTCGGCTCGAACATCCGCGTCGACACCAAGGGGCGCGAAGTCATGCGCATCCTGCCGCGCAACAATGACGGCGTGAACGAGGAATGGCTCGCCGACCGGTCTCGCTATGTCTGGGACGGCCTGCGCCGTCAGCGGCTCGACCGTCCGTTCATCCGCGAGAACGGCAAGCTCCGCCCGGCAAGCTGGCCCGAGGCGCTGTCGGCCGCGGCCGCCGCGATGAAGGGCCGCAAGGTCGCGGGCATCGTCGGTGATCTCGCGCCGACCGAGGCGATCTTCGCCCTGAAGGAGTTGATCGAGGGGCAGGGCGGCAAGATCGAATCCCGTCTCGACGGTGCCAAGCTGCCCGCGGGCAACCGTGCGGGATATGCCGGGACCGCCACGATCGAGGATATCGATCATGCCCGCACCGTTCTGATCGTCGGGGCCAATCCGCGCACCGAAGCGCCCGTTCTCAATTCGCGCATTCGCAAGGCTTGGCTGCGCGGTGCGGATGTCGCGCTCGTCGGCGAGGCGGTGGATCTCACCTACGATTACCATCACGCGGGCGACAAGGTCGCCGACCTGCGCGATCTGATCGACAAGGGCGTGAGCGACGAGACGCGCGACGAGAAGAGCGCGATCATCATCGTCGGCCAGGCGGCGCTGCGTCGACCCGACGGGGCCGCGATCCTGGCCGAAGCGCAGAAGATGGCCGAAATCGCGAATGCCGGTTTGCTGATCCTGCACGTCGCGGCCTCGCGCGTCGGCGCGATGGATGTGGGTGCCGTCACCGAAGGCGGGATCGACGCGGCGCTCGACGGGGCCGAGACGATCTTCGCGCTTGGGGCCGACGAGGTCGAGATCGCGGCCGGCCCCACGGTCATCTATCAGGGCAGCCACGGCGATCGCGGGGCCCATCGTGCCGACATCATCCTGCCGGCCGCTGCCTGGACCGAGGAACAGGCCGTCTTCGTGAATACCGAAGGCCGTCCGCAGATCGCGATCCGCGCCAATTTCGCGCCGGGCGAGGCCAAGGAGAACTGGGCCATCCTGCGTGCGCTGTCGGCCGAAGTCGGTGCCACGCTTCCCTACGATTCGCTGGCGCAGCTTCGTCGGGCCATGATCGACGCGGTGCCCCATCTGGGCCTCCTCGACGAGGTCCCGGTGAACGAGGTGCATGCGCTCGATCGCGGAGAGTTCGACGATGCTCCGCTGGGGCGGGCGATCGAGGATCACTACCTGGTCAACCCGATCGCCCGGGCGAGCGAGCTGATGGCCGAGCTCAGCGCGGGCGCGAAGGCACGCAACCGGACGGCTCTGGCCGCCGAGTGA
- the nuoH gene encoding NADH-quinone oxidoreductase subunit NuoH: MSEFLSTPAGIVLTVAAQASMIVSFVMISLLFMVYGDRKIWAAVQMRRGPNVVGIFGLLQTVADALKYVLKEVVIPAGADRTVFLLAPLMSFVLAMLAWAVIPFNETWILADINVAVLFIFAISSLEVYGVIMGGWASNSKYPFLGSLRSAAQMISYEVSLGLIIIGVIITTGSLNFGDIVRAQDGDYGIFSWYWLPHFPMVFLFFISCLAETNRAPFDLPEAESELVAGYQVEYSSTPFLLFMAGEYIAIFLLCAVTSLLFFGGWLSPIPFLPDGAFWMVLKMAFFFCLFAMVKAVVPRYRYDQLMRLGWKVFLPFSLVWVVLVSFFAHFELFGGAYARWTLGG, from the coding sequence ATGTCTGAATTTCTGAGCACCCCGGCAGGCATCGTTTTGACCGTCGCGGCGCAGGCGAGCATGATCGTGAGCTTCGTCATGATCTCGCTGCTGTTCATGGTCTATGGCGACCGGAAGATCTGGGCCGCGGTCCAGATGCGGCGCGGCCCGAACGTCGTCGGCATCTTCGGCCTTCTGCAGACGGTGGCCGACGCTCTGAAATACGTCCTGAAGGAAGTGGTGATCCCGGCCGGTGCGGATCGCACCGTGTTCCTGCTGGCACCGCTGATGTCCTTCGTCCTCGCGATGCTGGCCTGGGCGGTCATTCCGTTCAACGAGACCTGGATCCTCGCCGACATCAACGTCGCCGTCCTCTTCATCTTCGCGATCTCCTCGCTCGAGGTCTACGGCGTGATCATGGGCGGCTGGGCGTCGAACTCGAAATATCCGTTCCTGGGCTCGCTCAGGTCGGCGGCGCAGATGATCTCCTACGAGGTCTCGCTGGGCCTCATCATCATCGGCGTGATCATCACGACGGGCAGCCTGAACTTCGGCGACATCGTGCGCGCGCAGGACGGCGATTACGGGATCTTCTCGTGGTACTGGCTGCCGCATTTCCCGATGGTCTTCCTGTTCTTCATCTCCTGCCTGGCCGAGACGAACCGCGCCCCGTTCGACCTTCCCGAGGCCGAATCCGAACTCGTGGCCGGCTATCAGGTGGAGTATTCCTCGACGCCCTTCCTGCTGTTCATGGCGGGCGAATACATCGCGATCTTCCTGCTCTGCGCGGTTACCTCGCTGCTCTTCTTCGGCGGCTGGCTCTCGCCCATTCCGTTCCTGCCCGACGGTGCGTTCTGGATGGTGCTCAAGATGGCGTTCTTCTTCTGCCTCTTCGCCATGGTGAAGGCCGTCGTTCCGCGCTATCGCTACGACCAGCTGATGCGGCTCGGCTGGAAGGTCTTCCTTCCCTTCAGCCTCGTCTGGGTCGTGCTGGTTTCCTTCTTCGCCCATTTCGAGCTCTTCGGCGGAGCCTATGCCCGCTGGACACTGGGGGGCTGA